In bacterium, the following proteins share a genomic window:
- a CDS encoding GNAT family protein encodes MVLLEKFIAKDIPSFISWLKDTDAEFLVQFAGPKYKYPLDENQILQTLNDKNYIVFKAIDEKLNIPIGHCQLMEINFINKTAAIGRVLVRKEYRNKNYGYEMLMNLVKYSKDILDLKKLTLRVFDFNIAAINCYKKIGFVEIKNENVYFKDIGKTWKCLTLEYQI; translated from the coding sequence ATGGTTTTATTAGAAAAATTCATTGCAAAAGACATTCCAAGTTTTATTAGCTGGTTGAAAGATACTGATGCTGAGTTTTTAGTTCAATTTGCTGGTCCAAAATATAAATATCCATTAGATGAAAATCAGATATTACAAACCTTAAATGATAAAAATTATATTGTATTTAAAGCAATCGATGAAAAATTAAATATCCCAATAGGTCATTGTCAATTAATGGAAATTAATTTTATAAATAAAACCGCAGCAATTGGAAGAGTATTAGTAAGAAAAGAATACCGAAATAAAAATTATGGTTATGAGATGTTAATGAATTTAGTAAAATATTCTAAAGATATTTTGGACCTTAAAAAATTAACTTTAAGAGTTTTTGATTTTAATATTGCTGCCATTAACTGTTATAAAAAAATAGGATTTGTAGAAATAAAAAATGAAAATGTTTATTTTAAAGATATTGGAAAAACTTGGAAATGTCTTACCCTAGAATATCAAATATAA